In Lachnospiraceae bacterium, one DNA window encodes the following:
- a CDS encoding dipeptide/oligopeptide/nickel ABC transporter ATP-binding protein encodes MLEVNNVCVSFRSERQEKIFGTTRNQVLFDVSLKVSQGTCLGILGESGSGKSTLGRVICGLLKPDTGEVKIQDVSVYASRNGLKNFQKRLSVVFQDYTTSANPRFRVKEIIAEGLAARERNQKIRLDRLEETNRLLELVGLDPSYANRYPHELSGGQLQRVCIARAVACQPEIILFDEAISSLDAHTQVQIMDLLHDLKEKLGLTYIFITHDLTSVTYLCDDVLFLYHGRITEHIPVSRIAETKDNYARKLLASIIEFD; translated from the coding sequence ATGCTGGAAGTAAATAATGTATGTGTCAGCTTCCGGAGCGAACGACAGGAAAAAATTTTCGGAACTACCAGAAACCAGGTATTATTCGATGTATCCTTAAAAGTCTCACAGGGAACCTGCCTGGGAATACTTGGGGAATCCGGAAGCGGAAAATCCACCCTTGGCCGTGTGATCTGCGGTCTTTTAAAACCCGACACAGGAGAAGTAAAAATCCAGGATGTGTCTGTTTATGCATCCAGAAATGGCCTGAAAAACTTTCAAAAACGCTTAAGTGTTGTTTTCCAGGATTATACTACCTCTGCCAATCCCCGTTTTCGCGTAAAAGAGATCATTGCTGAAGGTCTGGCTGCAAGAGAACGAAATCAAAAGATCCGGCTGGATCGGCTGGAAGAAACTAACCGCCTTTTAGAGCTTGTGGGACTGGATCCCTCCTATGCAAACCGATATCCCCATGAACTGTCCGGCGGACAGCTGCAGCGTGTCTGCATTGCCCGGGCTGTAGCATGCCAGCCAGAGATCATTCTTTTTGACGAAGCTATCTCTTCCCTGGATGCACATACCCAGGTCCAGATCATGGATCTTCTCCATGATCTGAAGGAAAAACTGGGACTCACTTATATTTTCATTACCCATGACCTGACTTCCGTCACTTATCTGTGCGATGATGTGCTTTTCCTGTATCATGGCCGTATTACCGAACACATTCCGGTATCCCGTATTGCAGAAACAAAGGATAACTATGCCAGAAAGCTTTTAGCTTCTATTATTGAATTTGACTAG
- a CDS encoding TatD family hydrolase, protein MIFDTHAHYDDEAFDEDREQLLAAFKENGIGAVTNVAASISSCKTTLELARNHDFMYAALGVHPSESAELSDEGLKDIEAWCTERQDGKVRAIGEIGLDYYWEEPDKGIQKKWFVAQLDLARRLKLPVIIHSRDAAKDTLDIMKAEHAEDIGGVIHCFSYTKEMAREYLNMGFFLGIGGVLTFKNARKLAETVEYAPLDRLVLETDCPYLAPVPNRGKRNSSLNLTYVADQLAAIKGIDREKVEKITWDNARRLYGLQP, encoded by the coding sequence ATGATATTTGACACACATGCTCATTATGACGATGAAGCCTTTGACGAGGACAGAGAGCAGCTTCTGGCAGCCTTTAAGGAAAATGGCATCGGCGCTGTTACAAATGTAGCTGCCAGCATTTCCAGCTGCAAGACCACACTGGAGCTTGCCAGGAACCATGATTTCATGTATGCTGCTTTAGGCGTGCATCCAAGTGAAAGTGCAGAGTTGTCTGATGAAGGCTTAAAAGATATTGAGGCCTGGTGTACAGAAAGACAGGACGGGAAGGTCCGGGCCATTGGTGAGATCGGCCTTGATTATTACTGGGAAGAGCCGGATAAAGGGATCCAGAAGAAATGGTTTGTGGCCCAGTTAGACCTGGCCCGCAGGCTGAAGCTTCCGGTGATCATCCATAGCCGTGATGCTGCAAAAGATACCTTGGATATTATGAAGGCAGAACATGCAGAAGACATTGGCGGCGTGATCCACTGCTTTTCCTACACAAAGGAAATGGCAAGAGAATACCTGAATATGGGATTTTTCCTTGGTATTGGCGGCGTGCTTACCTTTAAAAATGCCAGAAAACTGGCAGAGACAGTAGAATATGCCCCTTTAGACCGTCTGGTACTGGAAACGGACTGTCCATATCTGGCACCTGTTCCCAACCGGGGAAAGCGAAATTCTTCCCTGAACCTGACCTATGTGGCAGACCAGCTGGCTGCCATTAAAGGCATAGACCGGGAAAAAGTGGAGAAAATCACCTGGGATAATGCCAGAAGGCTTTATGGTTTACAGCCATAG
- a CDS encoding amidohydrolase family protein, whose protein sequence is MENNIFALKGNIIYAKDSKELCINEQSYLVCENGKVYGIYSKLPEDMKDIPVEDVGDKLIIPGLTDLHVHAPQYSFRGLGMDMELLDWLETNTFPEEAKYKDLEYAKKAYGIFAEQMRKSASTRACIFATIHKEATILLMDLMEESGLSTMIGKVNMDRNSPDYLRELSAEESEEATREWLKIAADKNYDHTRTILTPRFIPSCTDELMERLKGVQGDFGLPVQSHLSENQGEIAWVKELCPWSGFYGDAYDHFGLFGGECHTVMAHCVYSGEEEIARMKEKGVFIAHCPDSNTNLSSGVAPVRRYLEEGMNIGLGSDVAGGTSENLFAAMAQSIQVSKLRWRLFDDSLKPLTIEEAFYMASKGGGAFFGKVGSFEPGYEFDAVVCDDSRLKHPQPLTVKQRLERIIYLGDEREVAGKYVEGRKLF, encoded by the coding sequence ATGGAAAATAATATATTTGCTTTAAAAGGAAATATTATATACGCAAAAGACAGCAAAGAACTGTGCATTAACGAACAGAGTTATCTTGTCTGTGAAAATGGAAAGGTTTATGGGATCTATTCTAAACTTCCGGAAGATATGAAGGATATCCCGGTAGAAGATGTGGGCGATAAGCTTATTATCCCGGGACTTACAGATCTTCATGTTCATGCGCCTCAGTATTCCTTCAGGGGTCTTGGAATGGATATGGAGCTTCTTGACTGGCTGGAAACCAATACATTTCCGGAAGAAGCGAAATACAAAGATCTGGAATATGCAAAAAAAGCATATGGCATTTTTGCAGAACAGATGAGAAAAAGCGCTTCTACAAGGGCGTGTATTTTTGCAACGATCCATAAAGAGGCAACGATCTTACTTATGGATCTGATGGAAGAAAGCGGGCTTTCTACTATGATCGGAAAGGTAAATATGGACCGCAACAGCCCGGATTATCTGCGGGAGCTGTCAGCAGAAGAATCAGAAGAAGCCACCAGAGAGTGGCTGAAAATAGCAGCTGATAAAAATTATGACCACACAAGGACGATCCTTACACCACGGTTTATACCAAGTTGTACCGATGAACTGATGGAACGGTTAAAAGGTGTTCAGGGAGATTTTGGTCTGCCTGTGCAGTCCCACCTGTCTGAAAATCAGGGAGAGATCGCCTGGGTGAAGGAATTATGCCCCTGGTCCGGATTTTATGGGGATGCCTATGATCATTTTGGCCTGTTTGGGGGAGAGTGCCATACGGTCATGGCTCATTGTGTTTATTCTGGCGAGGAAGAAATCGCCCGTATGAAAGAAAAAGGCGTATTTATTGCCCATTGCCCTGATTCCAACACCAATCTTTCCTCTGGTGTGGCTCCGGTGCGCAGGTATCTGGAAGAGGGAATGAACATAGGACTGGGAAGTGATGTAGCAGGCGGAACAAGTGAAAATCTGTTTGCAGCTATGGCACAGTCCATTCAGGTATCCAAGCTTCGCTGGAGACTGTTTGATGATTCTTTAAAGCCGCTGACCATTGAGGAAGCTTTCTATATGGCATCTAAGGGCGGCGGGGCTTTCTTTGGAAAAGTAGGAAGCTTTGAGCCGGGTTATGAATTTGATGCAGTGGTCTGCGATGACAGCCGCTTAAAACATCCCCAGCCACTGACTGTAAAACAGAGGCTGGAGCGGATCATTTATCTGGGGGATGAGAGAGAAGTAGCAGGAAAATATGTAGAAGGCAGAAAGCTGTTTTAA
- a CDS encoding aminotransferase class I/II-fold pyridoxal phosphate-dependent enzyme, whose amino-acid sequence MKYDFTTVLDRKGKDSIAVEPFEADWIKWPGTVKEGFDIIPMWVADMNFPAVHTIPEAIIERAKHTTYGYFSPREEYFDAIIQWHKNRNGVEGLKPKHIGYENGVLGGVVSALNVLCSKGDSVLLHSPTYIGFTNSLTNNGYHIVHSPLVKDENNVYRMDFEDMEKKIMENHIHAAIFCSPHNPTGRVWEQWEIEKAMKIYKKHDVYVVSDEIWSDLLLNGHKHTPTQSVSEDAKQRTVALYAPSKTFNLAGLIGSYHIIYNDWLRERILKESSLSHYNSMNLLSMYALIGAYKPEGYEWVDELKEVLSGNVNYACDYIEKHFDGVNVSRPEGTYMLFLDCTEWCKKHGRTITELQAAGIEVGVIWQDGVAFHGPCHIRMNLALPLSRVKEAFDRLDKYVFNVLSAPRGHFNPQEG is encoded by the coding sequence ATGAAATATGATTTTACAACAGTTTTAGACAGAAAAGGAAAAGATTCTATTGCAGTGGAACCATTTGAGGCTGACTGGATCAAGTGGCCGGGAACGGTGAAGGAAGGTTTTGACATTATCCCCATGTGGGTAGCAGATATGAACTTTCCGGCTGTACATACTATTCCGGAAGCCATTATTGAGAGAGCAAAGCATACCACTTATGGCTATTTTTCCCCAAGAGAGGAATATTTTGACGCCATTATCCAGTGGCATAAAAACAGAAATGGTGTGGAAGGGCTAAAGCCAAAGCATATCGGGTATGAAAATGGTGTTTTAGGCGGTGTAGTCAGTGCGTTAAATGTACTTTGCTCTAAAGGTGACAGTGTACTTTTACATTCCCCCACTTATATCGGTTTTACCAACAGCCTTACCAACAACGGTTATCACATTGTCCACAGCCCGTTAGTAAAGGATGAGAATAATGTATACCGTATGGATTTTGAGGATATGGAGAAGAAGATCATGGAAAACCATATCCATGCAGCAATCTTCTGCAGTCCGCATAATCCTACCGGCCGAGTGTGGGAGCAGTGGGAGATCGAAAAGGCAATGAAGATCTACAAGAAGCATGATGTATATGTAGTTTCTGATGAGATATGGTCTGATCTGCTCTTAAATGGCCATAAGCATACTCCCACCCAGTCTGTATCTGAGGATGCAAAGCAGAGGACAGTAGCTCTCTATGCTCCATCCAAGACCTTTAATCTGGCTGGTCTTATTGGAAGTTACCATATTATTTACAATGACTGGTTAAGGGAACGGATTTTAAAAGAGTCCTCTTTAAGCCATTATAACAGCATGAACCTGTTATCAATGTATGCATTGATCGGTGCTTATAAACCGGAAGGTTATGAGTGGGTGGATGAATTAAAAGAGGTGTTAAGCGGGAATGTAAACTATGCCTGCGATTACATTGAAAAGCATTTTGACGGTGTTAATGTTTCCAGGCCGGAAGGCACTTACATGCTTTTCCTGGACTGTACAGAGTGGTGCAAAAAGCATGGAAGGACCATTACAGAACTTCAGGCAGCAGGCATTGAAGTAGGCGTGATCTGGCAGGACGGTGTAGCATTCCACGGTCCATGCCATATCCGTATGAATCTGGCACTGCCGTTGTCCAGGGTAAAAGAAGCCTTTGACCGTCTGGATAAATATGTGTTTAATGTTCTATCGGCTCCGAGAGGACATTTTAACCCACAGGAGGGATAA
- a CDS encoding NCS2 family permease, with the protein MEKREGFFGRFFGISQSGSNMRTEILAGITTFITVAYILILNPQILADPFVITGDVAMAAKVSNGVFIGTCIGAFIGTFLCAVYAKVPLAQAPGMGLNAFFAYTVVLGMGYTYNQTLTIVFLSGVLFIVITVVGLRQAIIRAIPESIKMAITPGIGLFITIIGLKNAGIVVSNPATLVSMVDFAQWRNGGNTELICGALVALFGLIVISVLNARKVKGSIFLGIVAATLAGIPLGVTKLSSFDLNLANKFRDFGEVSLFKLDIAGLFEGKSVTEAVFIIIMLVLSFSLVNMFDSMGTLMGAGRQSGLVDENGEVIHMQEALMADAISTAAGALMGTSTVTTVVESSAGIAEGGRTGMTSLVTAVAFLAAIVFAPVVGIVPAAATAPALIFVGVLMLGNIKDVDFSEPTDAVASFCTIVFMPFTYSIANGIAMGLITYCLLKVFTNKAKEVEVLTSVIAVVFVFRYAFMTLG; encoded by the coding sequence ATGGAAAAAAGGGAAGGTTTTTTCGGAAGATTTTTTGGGATTTCACAGAGTGGATCAAACATGCGTACAGAGATATTGGCAGGCATTACAACCTTTATCACAGTTGCCTATATCCTGATCTTAAATCCACAGATTTTAGCAGATCCATTTGTGATCACCGGTGATGTGGCAATGGCGGCAAAGGTATCAAATGGTGTGTTCATTGGTACTTGTATCGGTGCGTTTATCGGAACCTTTCTCTGTGCTGTTTATGCTAAAGTACCATTGGCACAGGCACCTGGAATGGGATTAAATGCATTTTTTGCATACACAGTAGTCTTAGGAATGGGTTATACCTATAACCAGACACTGACCATTGTATTTTTATCAGGTGTGTTGTTTATTGTGATCACAGTGGTGGGCCTTCGCCAGGCGATCATCCGGGCCATACCGGAATCTATTAAAATGGCGATCACACCGGGAATCGGGCTTTTTATTACAATCATCGGACTGAAAAATGCAGGTATCGTAGTCAGCAATCCGGCTACACTGGTAAGTATGGTAGACTTTGCACAGTGGAGAAATGGTGGGAATACAGAACTGATCTGCGGGGCACTGGTTGCTTTATTTGGTCTGATCGTGATCAGCGTTTTAAACGCAAGAAAAGTAAAAGGTTCTATCTTTTTAGGGATCGTGGCAGCAACTTTAGCAGGTATTCCCTTAGGCGTTACAAAATTATCATCCTTTGATCTGAATCTGGCAAATAAATTCAGGGATTTTGGGGAAGTATCTCTGTTTAAGCTGGATATAGCCGGATTATTTGAAGGAAAGAGCGTGACAGAAGCTGTATTTATTATTATCATGCTTGTGCTTAGCTTTTCACTGGTAAATATGTTTGACTCTATGGGAACGCTGATGGGAGCAGGAAGACAGTCTGGTCTGGTGGATGAAAATGGGGAAGTCATCCACATGCAGGAAGCGTTAATGGCAGATGCTATCTCTACAGCAGCAGGAGCATTAATGGGAACTTCTACAGTTACAACGGTTGTAGAGTCCAGTGCAGGTATTGCAGAAGGCGGAAGAACAGGAATGACCAGTCTTGTAACAGCAGTTGCTTTTCTGGCAGCCATTGTGTTTGCACCAGTAGTTGGCATCGTACCTGCAGCAGCAACTGCTCCGGCACTGATCTTTGTAGGTGTGCTGATGCTTGGAAATATCAAAGATGTGGATTTTTCTGAGCCAACAGATGCAGTGGCATCCTTCTGTACGATTGTATTTATGCCATTTACCTATTCGATCGCAAATGGCATTGCAATGGGTCTGATCACTTACTGTCTGTTAAAGGTTTTCACTAACAAGGCGAAAGAGGTAGAGGTACTTACATCAGTAATTGCAGTAGTATTCGTTTTCCGCTATGCATTTATGACATTAGGGTAA
- a CDS encoding molybdopterin molybdotransferase MoeA, which yields MRISLEQALNILMDHVTHGKTERKTLEDCLGLVLSEDVYALLDMPPFSRSAQDGYALCSKDSIGATGENPVKLKVTGKIYAGDHLDVQVRPGEAVRIMTGAMVPAGADCVLRQEDTDEGEDVVQIYKEVEPGCSICFKGEEYKKGHTLLHEGTKIDAAALAVASGNGIMELPVYRRVKAAVVSSGSEVVEPGTPLTPGKIYNTNTVYMKARLHQLGAQVMMSRTVGDELEIMEDALKEAANQAELVITTGGVSVGQKDLTEEALLSIGAEILFHGIAIKPGMPTLAAEKDGVLFIGLSGNPFSAAIPFEMFVREILSLKMGDPDLKLRRETLTAVTGFSKNSRRRRFLRGKAEGKEVWLPDQQANGQMRSMVGCNCLIEIPAGSGPVKAGDKVEVLWL from the coding sequence ATGAGAATCAGTCTGGAACAGGCACTTAATATCCTTATGGATCATGTAACACATGGAAAAACAGAGAGAAAAACTTTGGAGGACTGCCTGGGGCTGGTACTTTCGGAAGATGTGTATGCACTTCTTGATATGCCTCCCTTCAGCCGCTCTGCGCAGGATGGGTATGCTTTGTGCTCTAAGGACAGCATAGGGGCCACTGGAGAGAACCCGGTTAAGCTGAAGGTTACAGGAAAGATTTATGCAGGGGATCATCTGGATGTGCAGGTCAGACCAGGAGAGGCAGTCCGGATCATGACAGGGGCAATGGTCCCGGCGGGCGCAGACTGTGTCCTTCGTCAGGAAGATACAGATGAAGGAGAAGATGTGGTTCAGATTTATAAAGAGGTAGAACCTGGCTGCAGCATCTGTTTTAAAGGAGAAGAGTATAAAAAAGGCCATACATTGCTTCACGAAGGTACAAAGATCGATGCAGCAGCTCTGGCTGTTGCCAGTGGAAACGGCATTATGGAGCTGCCTGTTTATAGGAGGGTAAAAGCAGCAGTGGTTTCTTCAGGCAGTGAGGTAGTAGAGCCGGGAACACCATTGACTCCCGGAAAAATATATAATACCAATACTGTATACATGAAAGCACGTTTACACCAGTTAGGCGCCCAGGTAATGATGAGCCGGACCGTGGGAGATGAGCTGGAGATCATGGAAGACGCATTAAAAGAAGCAGCAAACCAGGCAGAACTGGTGATCACCACCGGTGGTGTTTCCGTAGGACAGAAGGATCTGACAGAAGAAGCGCTGCTTTCTATTGGGGCAGAGATCTTGTTTCACGGTATTGCCATTAAACCGGGAATGCCTACCCTTGCAGCTGAAAAAGACGGAGTCTTGTTTATAGGGCTTTCCGGCAATCCATTTTCTGCGGCAATCCCATTTGAAATGTTTGTACGTGAGATCCTGTCATTAAAAATGGGCGATCCGGATCTGAAACTGCGCCGGGAAACTCTTACCGCTGTAACCGGTTTCTCAAAAAACAGCAGAAGGCGTCGCTTTTTAAGAGGAAAAGCAGAAGGAAAGGAAGTATGGCTTCCAGACCAGCAGGCCAATGGGCAGATGCGCAGTATGGTAGGCTGTAACTGCCTGATCGAGATACCGGCAGGAAGCGGACCGGTAAAAGCAGGGGATAAGGTAGAGGTGCTGTGGCTGTAA
- a CDS encoding succinylglutamate desuccinylase/aspartoacylase family protein, whose product MKLSDLKAGSNTKQTLLLPVASPYPVEITAICGSQPGKTLIVTAGIHGCEYVGIEALNRLKKELDPAGLSGRVILLPLVNPEGFYMGAKQTIPADGQNLNRMFPGDPAGTFSSRFAKILEKVLYPEADFLMDLHGGDINEALTPLIFFPAAVPDTLAAKTSAAAAALSVPYRVASTSKNGLYSWAAQCGIPSLLVERGERGLWSENEITACKRNVFELMDHLKIKTFSNTAFHQEEIRQSIYEEAPINGFWYPAVSHAGQKLKQGALLGTLKDFYGNEIFRYTAPFDGVILYYTLSLGVKYKDPLIAYGRI is encoded by the coding sequence ATGAAACTGTCTGACTTGAAAGCCGGCAGCAATACAAAGCAAACTCTCCTGCTGCCTGTGGCCAGCCCTTACCCCGTTGAGATAACTGCCATATGCGGCAGCCAGCCTGGAAAAACCCTGATAGTGACTGCAGGTATCCATGGCTGTGAATATGTAGGCATAGAAGCCCTGAACCGTCTGAAAAAAGAACTGGATCCCGCCGGTCTTTCAGGACGTGTCATCCTGCTTCCCCTGGTAAATCCAGAAGGCTTTTACATGGGTGCCAAACAAACGATCCCTGCGGATGGCCAGAATTTAAACCGCATGTTTCCCGGTGATCCTGCCGGTACCTTTTCCAGCCGCTTTGCAAAAATCCTTGAAAAAGTCCTGTATCCTGAAGCTGATTTTCTGATGGATCTCCATGGCGGTGATATAAACGAAGCTCTGACTCCTTTGATCTTCTTTCCTGCAGCCGTTCCTGATACACTGGCTGCCAAAACCTCTGCTGCTGCAGCGGCTCTTTCTGTTCCATACCGTGTTGCTTCCACTTCCAAAAATGGGCTATACAGCTGGGCCGCCCAGTGTGGTATTCCATCGCTTTTAGTAGAACGGGGTGAACGGGGACTATGGAGTGAGAACGAAATTACAGCCTGCAAAAGAAACGTTTTTGAACTAATGGATCATCTTAAGATCAAAACTTTTTCAAATACAGCCTTTCACCAGGAAGAAATCCGTCAGTCAATTTATGAAGAAGCACCTATAAATGGTTTCTGGTATCCCGCTGTGTCACATGCCGGTCAGAAATTAAAACAGGGCGCCCTCCTTGGCACCCTGAAAGATTTTTATGGAAATGAAATTTTCCGGTATACTGCCCCATTTGACGGCGTTATACTTTATTACACCCTGAGTCTGGGTGTAAAATACAAAGATCCGTTGATCGCATATGGGAGGATTTAA
- the rsmA gene encoding 16S rRNA (adenine(1518)-N(6)/adenine(1519)-N(6))-dimethyltransferase RsmA, giving the protein MNQKLSDPKKTIEVIQKYQFAFQKRFGQNFLIDAHVLEKIVSAAGITKDDCVLEIGPGIGTMTQYLAESAGQVIAVEIDTNLLPILTDTLKDYSNVKVINQDILKVDINELVKEYNNGRPIKVVANLPYYITTPIIMGLFESNVPIDNITVMVQKEVADRMQVGPGSKDYGALSLAVQYYASPYIVANVPPNCFIPRPNVGSAVIRLTRYQEPPVQVKDPKLMFKLIRASFNQRRKTLQNGLNNSPEISFSKEEITKAIESLGVSPSVRGEALSLEQFAQLANYFAQ; this is encoded by the coding sequence ATGAATCAGAAATTATCAGATCCGAAAAAAACAATTGAAGTCATCCAGAAATATCAGTTCGCATTCCAGAAGCGCTTCGGCCAGAACTTCCTTATTGATGCCCATGTTCTGGAAAAGATCGTAAGCGCAGCAGGTATTACAAAGGATGACTGTGTTCTGGAGATCGGTCCGGGGATCGGAACCATGACCCAGTATCTGGCAGAAAGCGCAGGACAGGTGATCGCAGTGGAGATCGATACCAATCTGCTGCCAATCCTTACAGATACATTAAAGGATTATTCCAATGTAAAAGTCATCAACCAGGATATCCTGAAAGTGGATATTAATGAGCTGGTAAAGGAATACAATAACGGCAGACCTATTAAAGTAGTTGCAAATCTGCCATATTACATTACTACCCCCATTATCATGGGACTGTTTGAGAGTAATGTGCCTATTGACAATATTACTGTTATGGTGCAGAAAGAAGTAGCAGACCGTATGCAGGTAGGGCCGGGATCTAAGGATTATGGTGCCCTGTCTCTGGCAGTGCAGTATTATGCAAGTCCGTATATTGTAGCAAATGTACCGCCAAACTGCTTTATCCCAAGACCGAATGTGGGTTCTGCGGTGATCCGCCTGACCCGCTATCAGGAGCCGCCGGTACAGGTGAAAGATCCAAAGCTGATGTTTAAGCTGATCCGGGCATCCTTTAACCAGAGAAGAAAAACACTGCAGAATGGTTTAAATAACTCTCCGGAAATTTCTTTTTCAAAAGAAGAGATTACAAAGGCTATTGAGAGCCTGGGAGTATCACCTTCTGTCCGTGGAGAAGCCTTAAGTCTGGAGCAGTTTGCACAGCTGGCTAACTATTTTGCACAGTAA
- a CDS encoding zinc ribbon domain-containing protein, translating into MLFIGGISQGRKLLNYAKSILCGSCGSTSQCQVFMTYMYFSFFFIPLFKWNKRFYVQMSCCSAIYELEPEIGKAILRGEEPSITSADLHLVQEGKYTRTWQEGSGNPHKKCMRCGFETDEDYNYCPKCGGRI; encoded by the coding sequence ATGCTGTTTATCGGAGGTATCAGTCAGGGCAGGAAGCTGCTTAACTACGCAAAGAGCATTCTTTGCGGAAGCTGCGGCAGCACCAGCCAGTGTCAGGTCTTTATGACCTATATGTATTTCAGTTTTTTCTTTATCCCGCTGTTTAAGTGGAATAAGCGCTTTTATGTGCAGATGTCCTGCTGCAGTGCCATTTATGAGCTGGAGCCGGAAATCGGAAAAGCTATTTTAAGAGGGGAAGAACCGTCGATCACATCTGCCGACCTTCATCTGGTCCAGGAGGGAAAATACACCCGCACCTGGCAGGAAGGTTCCGGAAATCCCCATAAAAAGTGTATGCGCTGCGGATTTGAGACAGATGAAGATTACAATTACTGCCCCAAGTGCGGGGGACGGATCTAA
- a CDS encoding oleate hydratase, translating into MSDKKRWIRLAVAAGLGAAAGAWTYQIEKDKKAENDARLAAVEAAVVRSRDYGKQKAYIIGNGLSSLAAAVWLIKDCHFPGSSIMVFGEGTEGEEEIRPLVVSRENCKDFLEMCGKIPDSGEKVFTFPKTEGRECLDWGDLPALWRLLCTEEERLDILSIEDWFSETPHIFETNLWQLCQCVFGLQKDSSLAGFRRSLWEIKGPFLFLSPDEMKDLICLLKQYLRRKGVLLLENSQVTDLELENGNEGGNGLAVKKLYVKRRLQEEETDRESFVFEKINLGSGDICIMENGSGSGKLWKKTADLHIAMGEPEAFSDETGKLSSLRPHHFTDRPKTVPAGSRNLGFVGAFSRLEKGFCLTGNYAVSSARSTVDELMHAGKWAGGTGERKKSRTGKWLTVYKVVSSLYRAGL; encoded by the coding sequence ATGTCAGATAAAAAAAGATGGATCCGGCTAGCTGTGGCCGCAGGCTTAGGTGCTGCAGCCGGTGCATGGACTTATCAGATAGAGAAAGATAAAAAAGCGGAAAATGATGCCAGACTGGCGGCGGTGGAAGCTGCTGTAGTGCGGAGCAGGGATTATGGGAAGCAGAAGGCTTATATTATAGGAAATGGTTTAAGCTCTCTGGCAGCAGCAGTCTGGCTTATAAAAGACTGCCATTTTCCAGGAAGCAGCATTATGGTGTTTGGAGAAGGCACTGAGGGAGAGGAAGAAATACGCCCTCTTGTAGTAAGCCGGGAAAACTGCAAAGATTTTCTGGAAATGTGTGGAAAAATACCGGATTCCGGGGAAAAAGTATTTACTTTCCCGAAAACAGAAGGCAGAGAATGTCTGGACTGGGGGGATCTTCCTGCACTTTGGCGGTTGTTGTGTACAGAAGAAGAAAGGCTGGATATTTTAAGCATTGAAGACTGGTTCAGTGAAACACCTCATATATTTGAGACAAATCTGTGGCAGCTGTGCCAGTGTGTGTTTGGCCTGCAAAAGGACAGCAGCCTGGCAGGATTTCGCAGAAGTTTATGGGAAATAAAAGGACCGTTTCTCTTCCTTTCGCCAGATGAAATGAAAGATCTGATCTGTTTGCTGAAACAATACCTGCGCCGTAAAGGTGTATTATTGCTGGAAAACAGCCAGGTAACGGATCTGGAACTTGAAAATGGCAATGAAGGCGGAAATGGACTGGCAGTAAAGAAATTGTATGTAAAACGCAGACTGCAGGAAGAAGAAACCGACCGGGAATCCTTTGTATTTGAAAAAATAAATCTGGGTTCCGGGGATATCTGCATTATGGAAAATGGCAGTGGTTCTGGGAAATTATGGAAAAAAACGGCTGATCTGCATATTGCTATGGGAGAGCCGGAAGCTTTTTCAGATGAAACAGGTAAACTCTCATCACTTCGTCCTCATCATTTTACAGACCGGCCTAAAACCGTTCCGGCCGGAAGCCGGAATCTTGGTTTTGTTGGAGCATTTTCACGGCTGGAAAAAGGCTTCTGCCTTACAGGAAACTATGCTGTGTCAAGTGCCAGAAGCACAGTAGATGAGCTGATGCACGCAGGAAAATGGGCTGGAGGAACAGGAGAGAGAAAGAAGTCCCGGACCGGGAAATGGCTCACAGTTTACAAGGTGGTCAGTTCATTGTACCGTGCAGGTCTGTAA